A single region of the Bacillus cereus genome encodes:
- the nadB gene encoding L-aspartate oxidase → MPSADVLIIGSGVAALRVAKELCHEKNVIIITKKTGRNNNTHLAQGGIAAAVAAYDDPSGHFEDTLVAGCHYNNEEAVRYLVEEGPKEINKLITNGMKFDGDEKELHLGKEGAHRKRRILHAGGDATGKNLLEHLIQEVVPHVTVVEQEMVLDFMIENNKCIGALTRNSEGELKRYYADYTVLASGGIGGLYAFTSNDETITGDGLAMIYRAGGELVDLEFVQFHPTMLYVGERCCGLVSEAVRGEGAVLINEKGQRFMMDIHPGKDLAPRDVVARAIHEQLLAGEKVYLSIETIQDFEQRFPTVSSLCKKNGVDLKGNLIPVVPGAHFHMGGVKTNCDGETSISNLYAVGEVACNGVHGANRLASNSLLEGLVFGRRTGKHILARPAQERKSISEEREKSFIALNGLPLKEEIQEYMMKYVGIVRTEKDLSYATRWFSRYGVRNMILQYDALTNEEITLINMLTVCELITVSALQREESIGGHYRSDYPERNKVRKEFIRVRRKLQLV, encoded by the coding sequence ATGCCAAGTGCAGATGTCTTGATTATTGGAAGTGGCGTTGCGGCACTTCGTGTTGCAAAAGAGCTTTGTCACGAAAAGAATGTGATAATTATCACAAAAAAAACAGGACGCAATAACAATACGCATTTAGCTCAAGGGGGAATTGCAGCGGCTGTTGCTGCATATGACGATCCGAGTGGGCATTTTGAAGATACATTAGTGGCAGGTTGTCATTATAACAATGAAGAAGCAGTTCGGTATTTAGTTGAAGAGGGGCCGAAAGAAATAAATAAGCTTATTACAAATGGGATGAAATTTGATGGGGATGAAAAAGAGCTCCACCTTGGTAAAGAAGGAGCGCATCGAAAACGTCGTATTTTACATGCGGGAGGAGATGCAACTGGTAAAAATTTATTAGAACATTTAATTCAAGAAGTAGTTCCGCACGTTACTGTTGTAGAGCAAGAGATGGTGCTCGATTTTATGATAGAAAATAATAAATGCATAGGGGCTTTAACACGAAATAGTGAAGGAGAGCTGAAGCGTTATTATGCTGATTATACGGTGTTAGCATCAGGCGGAATAGGTGGTTTGTATGCCTTTACGTCGAATGACGAGACAATTACAGGCGATGGACTTGCGATGATATATCGAGCTGGTGGTGAACTAGTTGATCTAGAATTTGTACAATTTCATCCGACAATGTTATACGTGGGCGAGCGATGTTGTGGTCTCGTTTCTGAAGCAGTCCGCGGGGAAGGAGCTGTCCTTATCAATGAAAAGGGACAGCGTTTTATGATGGATATACATCCCGGGAAAGATCTTGCTCCGCGTGATGTAGTGGCAAGAGCTATTCATGAACAACTTCTTGCGGGTGAAAAAGTGTACTTAAGCATCGAAACTATTCAAGACTTTGAACAGCGTTTTCCGACCGTTTCATCATTATGTAAAAAGAATGGCGTTGACCTAAAAGGGAACCTTATTCCGGTTGTACCGGGTGCTCATTTTCATATGGGCGGCGTGAAGACGAATTGTGATGGGGAGACGTCCATTTCCAACTTATATGCGGTCGGTGAAGTGGCGTGTAATGGAGTTCATGGTGCGAACAGATTGGCGAGCAATTCATTATTGGAAGGTCTTGTGTTCGGAAGGCGGACAGGAAAACACATTTTAGCTAGACCAGCACAAGAAAGAAAAAGTATATCAGAAGAGAGGGAAAAAAGTTTTATAGCTCTTAATGGTTTACCGTTGAAAGAAGAAATACAAGAATACATGATGAAGTATGTTGGGATTGTGCGAACAGAGAAAGATTTATCATATGCTACGAGATGGTTTAGTAGGTACGGTGTGAGAAATATGATATTACAATATGATGCTCTTACAAATGAAGAAATTACGCTTATTAATATGTTAACAGTTTGTGAGCTTATAACAGTATCAGCGTTGCAAAGAGAAGAAAGTATTGGTGGTCATTATCGCAGTGATTATCCAGAAAGAAATAAAGTAAGGAAAGAATTTATTCGAGTGAGAAGAAAACTACAACTTGTTTAA
- a CDS encoding GNAT family N-acetyltransferase, whose translation MLETKRCLLNTVHELDYESIKELYLNEEVRKYLGGPREEESIRDVLNDMLHPEENCWYWIVKEKETKAFLGVVSLDPNDVNKDIEVSYQFLPMYWGVGYATEVVQAVIQYGFRELHLSKVIAVTQMANIPSRKLLERLRMKLIQTYYRFGAEQAVYSIESTEIILLD comes from the coding sequence TTGCTTGAAACGAAACGTTGTTTATTAAATACAGTTCATGAATTAGATTACGAAAGTATAAAAGAACTATATTTAAATGAAGAAGTGAGAAAATATCTTGGTGGACCGCGTGAAGAAGAGTCGATTAGAGATGTTTTGAATGATATGTTGCATCCGGAAGAAAACTGTTGGTATTGGATTGTTAAAGAGAAGGAAACAAAAGCATTTTTGGGAGTAGTATCGCTCGATCCAAATGATGTTAATAAAGATATTGAAGTATCTTATCAATTTTTACCGATGTACTGGGGAGTTGGCTATGCAACAGAAGTTGTTCAGGCTGTAATTCAGTATGGTTTTCGGGAATTACATTTATCAAAAGTAATTGCAGTAACACAAATGGCTAATATACCTTCGCGTAAACTTTTAGAACGGTTACGTATGAAATTAATTCAAACGTATTATCGGTTTGGGGCAGAGCAAGCTGTCTATTCTATTGAATCAACAGAAATAATTTTGCTAGATTAA
- the nadC gene encoding carboxylating nicotinate-nucleotide diphosphorylase — translation MNTLKVKEALNRFFLEDIGERDVTSQLIFPDNALAKGTFLVKDTGVFAGSLVIEEGFKLIDEKIEVTLHKKDGDLVEKGEIIATAKGPIASLLTAERVILNIIQRMSGIATMTRKAVLTLDSNHTRICDTRKTMPGLRMFDKYAVVCGGGFNHRFGLYDGVMIKDNHITFTGSITKAVTSVKERLGHMVKVEVETETEAQVREAVEAGADIIMFDNRTPDEIREFSKIVPSAIVTEASGGITIEDLSKYGKTGVDYISLGALTHSVKALDISFNIEA, via the coding sequence ATGAACACATTAAAAGTTAAGGAAGCACTAAATAGATTTTTTCTAGAAGATATAGGAGAAAGAGATGTAACATCTCAGCTTATCTTTCCTGATAATGCACTTGCGAAAGGAACGTTTCTTGTAAAGGATACAGGGGTCTTTGCTGGGAGTTTAGTAATAGAAGAGGGTTTTAAACTAATTGATGAAAAAATTGAAGTTACACTCCATAAAAAAGATGGGGACTTAGTAGAAAAAGGTGAAATTATAGCAACAGCTAAAGGGCCTATTGCATCTTTATTAACAGCGGAGCGCGTTATATTAAATATTATTCAGCGTATGAGCGGGATAGCAACGATGACTCGTAAAGCAGTACTTACGTTAGATAGCAATCATACGCGTATTTGTGATACGAGAAAAACGATGCCGGGACTACGTATGTTTGATAAATATGCGGTAGTGTGCGGAGGTGGATTTAACCACAGATTCGGTTTGTATGATGGTGTCATGATTAAAGACAATCATATTACGTTTACTGGATCGATTACAAAAGCTGTTACATCGGTGAAAGAAAGATTGGGACATATGGTGAAAGTAGAAGTCGAAACAGAGACGGAGGCGCAAGTGAGAGAAGCGGTAGAGGCCGGCGCAGATATTATCATGTTCGATAATCGCACGCCAGATGAGATTCGTGAGTTTTCAAAAATTGTACCGAGTGCCATCGTTACGGAGGCTTCAGGTGGCATTACAATTGAAGATTTATCGAAATACGGAAAAACAGGAGTGGATTATATTTCACTTGGGGCGTTAACACATTCAGTGAAAGCACTTGATATTAGTTTTAATATTGAGGCGTGA
- the pheA gene encoding prephenate dehydratase, whose translation MIRVGYLGPEATFTNMAVSRFFPEAEHVPYRTIPDCIDAAANENVDFAVVPLENAIEGSVNITVDYLVHEQPLSIVGEITVPIQQHLLVHPQYAEVWEEVYAVHSHPHAIAQCHKFLNEELKGVTVRDMTSTSAAAQYVKEHPEEKIAAIANEAAAEKYGLTIVRHDIHTHKNNHTRFLVLHKKKKAVLPKNGENRGEKTTLMITLPADYAGALYQVLSAFAWRKLNLSKIESRPMKTGLGNYFFLIDVDKAYDDVLLPGVTMELEALGFSVTVLGSYSSYWL comes from the coding sequence ATGATTCGAGTAGGATATTTAGGACCAGAGGCAACATTTACAAATATGGCGGTGAGTCGTTTTTTTCCGGAAGCAGAGCATGTGCCGTACCGAACGATTCCAGATTGTATAGATGCAGCTGCAAATGAAAATGTAGACTTTGCAGTTGTACCGTTAGAAAATGCGATTGAAGGTTCAGTAAATATAACGGTTGATTACCTCGTACATGAGCAACCACTTTCTATTGTAGGAGAAATTACAGTACCGATTCAGCAACACTTACTCGTACATCCCCAGTATGCAGAAGTGTGGGAAGAAGTATATGCTGTACATTCTCATCCACATGCTATTGCACAGTGCCATAAATTTTTAAATGAAGAATTAAAAGGGGTAACAGTTCGCGATATGACATCAACAAGCGCTGCTGCGCAATATGTGAAAGAACATCCTGAAGAAAAAATCGCCGCCATTGCAAATGAAGCAGCGGCAGAAAAATACGGATTAACAATTGTAAGGCATGACATTCATACGCACAAAAACAATCATACGCGTTTCCTTGTTCTGCATAAGAAAAAGAAAGCAGTACTCCCGAAAAACGGAGAAAATCGCGGAGAGAAAACGACGCTTATGATAACGTTACCTGCAGATTATGCAGGAGCGCTATATCAAGTGTTATCAGCTTTCGCATGGAGAAAATTGAACTTATCAAAAATCGAATCTCGCCCGATGAAAACAGGTCTTGGAAATTACTTTTTCTTAATCGATGTCGATAAAGCATACGATGACGTATTACTGCCAGGCGTAACGATGGAGCTTGAAGCGCTTGGTTTTTCTGTTACTGTGCTGGGAAGTTATTCTTCTTATTGGTTGTAA
- a CDS encoding transcription repressor NadR gives MKQNDQKKILGEERRQLILQWLLAANEPLSGSELSKKTNVSRQVIVQDISLLKARNEPIIATAQGYLYLKPQAKQQAFERVIVCQHKPAEVRQELTMLVDHGVTIKDVKVEHPVYGDLTASIMVSNRFDVEQYLQKIENTNASYLSQLTDGIHLHTIEADSKEKLDAACEALDRAGFLVY, from the coding sequence ATGAAACAAAATGATCAAAAAAAGATTTTAGGTGAAGAAAGACGTCAGCTTATTCTTCAATGGCTTCTCGCTGCAAATGAACCATTATCAGGGAGTGAGTTATCTAAAAAAACAAATGTAAGTAGGCAAGTTATCGTACAAGATATTTCCTTACTAAAAGCACGAAATGAACCCATTATTGCGACTGCTCAAGGATATTTATATTTAAAACCACAAGCGAAGCAACAAGCTTTTGAACGCGTAATTGTATGCCAACACAAACCAGCCGAAGTACGCCAAGAACTTACAATGTTAGTGGACCACGGTGTTACGATTAAAGACGTAAAAGTTGAGCATCCTGTATACGGTGATTTAACAGCATCGATCATGGTAAGTAATCGCTTTGATGTAGAGCAATATTTACAAAAAATCGAAAACACAAACGCTTCCTACCTTTCGCAACTAACAGATGGTATTCACTTACATACAATCGAAGCAGATTCTAAAGAGAAATTAGATGCTGCTTGTGAGGCACTAGACCGTGCTGGATTTCTCGTTTATTAA
- a CDS encoding IscS subfamily cysteine desulfurase: MMIYLDYAATTPMSEEALETYIQATKTYFGNEQSLHDIGGSASSLLQVCRETFAEMIVGKEQGVFFTSGGSESNYLAIQSLLNARNEKHIITTPMEHASIRSYFQSLQSQGYTITEIPVDKSGLIHLVDLEAAITEDTVLASVQHGNSEIGTVQNIAEIGALFKKYNVLFHSDCVQTFGKLPIDVTTMSIDSLSVSAHKIYGPKGVGACYINPQTRWEQVFPGTSHEKGFRPGTVNVPGIAAFLTAAEHILKNQKKESFRFQELRSYFLKQFQTLPLEIEVEGHSTSCLPHIIGVTIKGIEGQYTMLECNRHGIAISTGSACQVGKQEPSKTMVAIGKTYEEAKQYVRFSFGHHTTKEQIDTTIHALHTIGNQFYRGVKS; the protein is encoded by the coding sequence ATGATGATATATCTTGATTACGCAGCAACAACACCTATGAGCGAAGAAGCTTTAGAAACATATATACAAGCGACAAAAACATATTTCGGAAACGAACAAAGTTTACACGATATTGGCGGAAGTGCATCTTCTTTATTACAAGTTTGTAGAGAAACATTTGCAGAAATGATCGTGGGGAAGGAACAAGGTGTATTCTTCACAAGCGGTGGTTCAGAGTCTAACTATCTTGCGATTCAATCACTTCTAAATGCTAGAAATGAGAAACATATTATTACGACACCTATGGAACACGCATCGATTCGAAGTTATTTTCAATCCTTACAATCGCAAGGCTATACAATTACTGAAATTCCTGTTGATAAAAGTGGGCTAATTCATTTAGTAGATTTAGAAGCAGCTATTACGGAAGATACTGTTCTAGCAAGCGTACAGCATGGAAATTCTGAAATCGGAACCGTTCAAAACATCGCAGAAATCGGGGCACTTTTTAAAAAATATAATGTTTTATTTCATTCGGATTGTGTTCAAACATTTGGTAAACTTCCAATAGACGTTACAACGATGTCAATTGATAGTCTCTCAGTTTCAGCCCATAAAATATACGGACCAAAAGGTGTCGGCGCTTGCTATATAAATCCGCAAACGCGCTGGGAACAAGTATTTCCGGGAACTTCTCATGAAAAAGGGTTTCGCCCTGGTACAGTGAACGTTCCTGGCATCGCTGCTTTTTTAACGGCTGCAGAGCATATATTAAAAAATCAAAAGAAAGAGAGCTTCCGTTTTCAAGAGTTACGATCCTATTTTTTAAAGCAATTTCAAACACTTCCTCTAGAAATTGAAGTAGAAGGTCATTCTACTTCTTGTTTACCACATATTATTGGGGTTACAATAAAAGGAATAGAAGGTCAATATACAATGCTAGAATGTAATCGTCATGGTATTGCCATTTCCACCGGAAGTGCTTGCCAAGTCGGTAAACAAGAACCTTCAAAAACAATGGTCGCAATTGGAAAAACGTATGAAGAGGCAAAACAATATGTCCGCTTTTCTTTCGGACATCACACAACGAAAGAACAAATTGATACAACTATTCATGCACTACACACAATTGGAAATCAATTTTATAGAGGTGTTAAATCATAA
- a CDS encoding MOSC domain-containing protein, with protein sequence MGIELVHFSTGKPKQMKYGEDKEMITGICKDPTEEAFLSKDGFRGDDVADLKHHGGPDRAVCVYPHEHYALWEEEFQTTLPASTFGENITVTNMLERDVCIGDTYQLGEAIIQVTQSRVPCSTISKRLGIPGILPRIVATGFTGYLCRVLQEGTVRQDSKITLLERPSNNVSVLFSNEIYFHNRKDKDGIEKILAVPELADIWRGQLEDRLAKLK encoded by the coding sequence ATGGGAATTGAACTCGTTCACTTTAGCACCGGTAAACCGAAACAAATGAAATATGGCGAAGATAAAGAAATGATAACAGGTATATGTAAAGATCCTACAGAAGAGGCCTTTCTCTCAAAAGACGGATTCCGTGGTGATGATGTAGCAGATTTAAAACATCACGGGGGACCTGACCGCGCAGTTTGTGTGTACCCACACGAGCATTACGCACTATGGGAAGAGGAATTTCAAACTACGCTTCCAGCTTCCACATTTGGCGAAAACATTACCGTAACAAATATGTTAGAGCGTGATGTTTGCATCGGAGATACATATCAACTAGGTGAGGCAATCATTCAAGTGACACAATCGAGAGTACCTTGTAGCACAATTTCAAAACGTCTTGGCATCCCTGGCATACTGCCGCGCATTGTAGCAACTGGATTTACTGGCTACCTATGCCGCGTTCTTCAAGAAGGTACTGTACGTCAAGATTCTAAAATTACATTACTAGAGCGTCCATCAAACAATGTATCTGTTTTGTTCTCTAACGAAATTTATTTTCATAATAGGAAAGATAAAGATGGCATTGAGAAGATTCTTGCTGTACCAGAACTAGCTGATATTTGGCGTGGTCAGTTAGAGGATCGTCTTGCGAAGTTGAAATAA